A section of the Campylobacter anatolicus genome encodes:
- a CDS encoding phage portal protein encodes MQVIFKSVSDSVQLTDESKDGGGLVEPFFGFDMMLDLFYVNTYHRRAIQLKASLLSNIQDGSKLERQGMTPKDFLYAFILNLEIFGNAFMEIAGKNIYFLPSIEGRVNENREVFQLKDGRKIVLNARHLYYYSSRSRYYGEPDYLGTLLPLLTNQKADSFNNAFFDNSARADTAVIFENSEPDEMQLNAFKEFFGSNFRGTNNAHKTLILTANGENAKVRIEDLSKVQDISFEKLKNLNRDEIITAHGVPPRMMGVISSGQLGGGSEVIGQLHSFNELTIIPKQEQIEWF; translated from the coding sequence ATGCAAGTAATTTTTAAAAGCGTAAGCGATAGTGTTCAATTAACCGATGAGAGCAAAGACGGCGGCGGACTTGTCGAGCCGTTTTTCGGCTTTGATATGATGCTTGATCTGTTTTATGTAAATACCTATCATCGTCGCGCCATACAGCTAAAAGCTTCTCTTCTTTCAAATATACAGGACGGATCAAAGCTTGAAAGGCAAGGCATGACGCCAAAAGATTTTTTATACGCTTTTATACTAAATCTTGAAATTTTCGGTAACGCCTTTATGGAGATCGCCGGTAAAAACATCTATTTTTTACCTAGTATCGAAGGGCGCGTAAATGAAAATAGAGAGGTTTTTCAACTAAAAGACGGCCGTAAAATAGTGCTAAACGCAAGACATCTATATTACTATTCGTCGCGCAGTAGGTATTACGGCGAGCCCGATTACTTAGGCACTCTTTTACCGCTTTTAACCAATCAAAAAGCCGACAGCTTTAATAACGCTTTTTTTGATAATTCCGCACGTGCGGATACTGCGGTTATATTTGAAAACTCAGAACCCGATGAGATGCAGCTAAACGCCTTTAAAGAGTTTTTCGGCTCAAATTTCAGGGGTACAAACAACGCTCATAAAACGCTTATATTAACCGCAAATGGAGAAAACGCAAAGGTTCGCATCGAAGATCTAAGCAAGGTGCAAGATATTAGCTTTGAAAAGCTTAAAAATTTAAACCGAGACGAGATCATCACCGCTCACGGAGTGCCGCCAAGAATGATGGGCGTAATAAGCTCGGGGCAACTTGGCGGCGGAAGTGAAGTTATAGGACAGCTTCATAGCTTTAACGAGCTAACTATCATACCAAAGCAAGAGCAAATAGAGTGGTTTTGA
- a CDS encoding XkdF-like putative serine protease domain-containing protein, protein MSKEITNMQIKLISLVSAGVNNKKIIYKNENFNELLRVDFKKSDDEQGVVYGIVYVPDEVDTQGDCANANEIKKAAYNFMKRADLGYCVDVNHDFNITNAYICESWIVKSKDEFFSEIGAWAVGIKLEDEDLKQMVKNGAITGLSMYGSGIIKSAEPDTTKGGVMAVLKEFFGSSENLKK, encoded by the coding sequence ATGAGTAAAGAGATCACAAATATGCAAATAAAACTAATCTCGCTTGTTAGTGCGGGAGTGAACAATAAAAAGATCATTTACAAAAATGAGAATTTTAACGAGCTTTTACGAGTCGATTTTAAAAAGAGCGATGATGAGCAAGGCGTAGTTTACGGGATCGTGTATGTGCCTGACGAAGTCGATACGCAAGGAGATTGTGCAAATGCAAACGAGATAAAAAAAGCCGCTTATAACTTTATGAAAAGAGCGGATCTTGGATACTGCGTTGACGTAAATCACGATTTTAACATCACAAATGCCTATATCTGCGAAAGCTGGATAGTAAAAAGCAAAGATGAGTTTTTTAGCGAGATCGGAGCATGGGCGGTCGGCATAAAGCTAGAAGATGAAGATCTAAAACAGATGGTAAAAAACGGAGCAATAACGGGCTTATCAATGTATGGAAGCGGCATTATAAAAAGTGCCGAGCCCGACACCACCAAAGGCGGCGTAATGGCCGTGCTAAAAGAGTTTTTCGGCTCAAGCGAAAATTTAAAAAAATAA
- a CDS encoding phage major capsid protein: MRQTIKDRLIALVASLHPDILSQAVILISPADAQEYNKELAALNSPTYLIQGGADKILGVPLEVTPLMPKGEYLATPLKNLVLGTVLDIRRNRWYDAEERALKYVFDLYVDYEIVIKKWVSYMKQA, encoded by the coding sequence ATGCGTCAAACGATAAAAGATAGACTAATCGCGCTTGTAGCTTCTTTACACCCTGATATTTTAAGCCAAGCGGTGATCCTTATCAGCCCGGCTGACGCACAGGAGTATAACAAAGAACTTGCCGCGTTAAATTCTCCGACGTATCTAATACAAGGCGGAGCGGATAAAATTTTAGGAGTACCGCTTGAGGTAACGCCTTTAATGCCAAAAGGAGAGTATCTGGCTACTCCGCTTAAAAATTTAGTTTTAGGCACGGTGCTTGATATTCGCCGCAACAGATGGTATGACGCGGAGGAGCGTGCACTAAAATACGTCTTTGACCTATATGTTGATTACGAGATAGTCATCAAAAAATGGGTTAGCTATATGAAACAAGCTTAA